AGAACGAGTTCATGTATAAGGTTGATTCCGGCTATTCTCCTGGTAGTGAGGCTGGGATCAAATGGGATGACCCGGAACTTGGAATAGACTGGAAGGCTGAAAATCCGGTACTTTCCGATAAGGACCGTGAGCTTCCGTTGTTGGCCGAGTTTGACTCGCCGTTCGAGTTTTAAGATGAATTGCGGAAGGTGGCATGTTTATGCTTCTCCGCCCCCTGTGTTTAAAAATTGAGCTTTTTTCCGCGTTAAGGAGTTTGTGAAAAGTTTCATATTCTCTTGACATGGAAAGATACTCTATTTTAGAAGAAATGGCGTTAATTGGTTGTTTATGTTTCACAAAACTTAAGGAGTAGTGGGGCGAGGTTATGGAGGAGAAAAGAACATCGAAGCAGTGTGGAGGAGTTCTTCCTTTCTTCATCGGTGTCCTTGCGAGCCTGATCGTCGGCTGGTGGGTTTTCCCGCAGGTTATTTATAGCCAGAAGACTCAGCCGATCGATTTCAGCCACAAGGTCCATGTTGAAGATGAAGGTATGGACTGTGAGTCATGTCACATGTTTATGGAAGACGGATCCTTTGCAGGACTGCCTTCCAACGAGCAGTGTGCTGAGTGTCACGAAGATGTCCTCGGTGAATCAGAAGCCGAAGAAATTTACGTGACCGAGTACCTGCAGAAGGGTGTGGAAGTTCCCTGGTTGGTTTATCAGTACCAGCCTGATAACGTTTACTTTTCGCACATGGCACACCAAGGCTTCGAGTGTACAGATTGCCATCCCGACGTAGGCAATAGCGACACGCTGCCGACGTATTACGAAAACAGAATCAGCGGTTACAGCAAGCAGACCATGAAGATGTGGCAGTGTGAACGCTGTCATGCGGAAGTTGGTACCAGCAACGCATGTTACGTCTGCCATAAGTAAGTGAGGGACTGCAATGGGTATTGATCGCAGAACTTTTATTCAATTGGTAACAGGTGGTGTTGTTGGTTCACTCTTCACCCCTGTAATTTGGAAATCTCTGGATGATGCAGCTATTTGGTCGCAGAACTGGTCTTGGATTCCCCGACTGAAATACGGTGCAATTACCGAGCAGGCTTCTGTTGCCAAATTTGGTGCAGCTCCCTGTGCGGAAATTGTTAAATCCGTAGGTGGAAGTCCTTATCTCACCAGAGGTAATGCAGAAAACGAAATGAGCAAGGGCGGCGTTGATCCTGTCAGCGCAAGTGGTCCTCAGCTCATGTACAGCCCTTCCCGCGTTAATGGTCCCATGAAAAAGACCGCGGAAGGCAAATACGAATCCATCTCTTGGGAAGACGCTGAAAAGCTCCTTTCCGAGAAGCTCGCCGCAGTTAAAGGTCAGAAAGGCAAACTCGCTGTTGTTTCCGGTGATTCTACCGGTACCGCAACTGAAGTTCTGTCCGGTTTTGCTGCTGGAATGGGTGCTGAGTGTTATCTCATGCCCAGTGACGAGCAGGGCGCTGCCGCAGCTCTCGCAAGCATGGGCGGAAAAGGCCAGATCGGTTATGATCTGGAAAATTCCGATTTCGTGCTTTTCGTAGGTGCGGATGCTATGGATTCTTGGGGCCCGGTTGTGAGAAACCAGTGTGTTTACTCTGCCAGCCGTCCCACCGGTGAAGAAATTAAGACTACTTACGTCTACGCCGGTCCTTTCCTGAACTGTACAGCAGCCGCCGCAGATAAGTGGGTTCCGGTTGCTCCAGGCACCGGCGCAATCTTCTGCCTCGGTCTTGCCTATCATATGCTTAAGGCCGGAGCTTCTGCTTCCGCTTCCGATTTCGCCGACTTTAAGACTCTGGTTATGTCCAGATTCTCTCCCGATAAAGTGGAGAAAGCAACCGGCGTTGCAGGAGCGGAAATGGCCGCAATTGCCAAGCGCATCATGAAATCTTCCGCCCCCGTTGTTGTTGCCGGTTCCGAGTTCGCTCAGGGCGCAGGCGCAGCTGACGTTATTGCCGCAGCCGCAGTTAACATGCTGCTTGGCCGCGTAAATAAAGACGGTGGAATGAAGATTCTCCCCGAACTGCCCAAAGCTGTTGATGCAGCTGAAGGACATTCTGAATTGGTTGCAAAAGACTTTGTCGGCTACCTCGCGGGTATTGCCGCAGGCAAAGTTGCTGCTCCTGAAGTTATGATGGCTTACGAAGCCAACCCGGTTTACGCTCTGCCCCAGAACACTGCTCTGGCTCAGGCCGTTGAAAAATCCGGTTTTCTCGTAAGCTTCAGTACTTTTATGGATGAAACAGCTTCCAAAGCTGACCTGATTATGCCCAACCCCACCTGCTACGAGCGTTTTGAAGACGCACAGACTCCTTATGGTGTCGGTGCTGCAATGCTCGCAGCCAGTGCTCCTGTTGCAGAGCCTCTCTACAACAGCAAGCCCACTGTAGACGTAGTTCTTGGCGTGGCTTCCGGACTGGGCATCGACCTTGGATACGAATCCGCAGACGCCGTTTATCAGGC
The window above is part of the Marinifilum sp. JC120 genome. Proteins encoded here:
- a CDS encoding cytochrome C — protein: MEEKRTSKQCGGVLPFFIGVLASLIVGWWVFPQVIYSQKTQPIDFSHKVHVEDEGMDCESCHMFMEDGSFAGLPSNEQCAECHEDVLGESEAEEIYVTEYLQKGVEVPWLVYQYQPDNVYFSHMAHQGFECTDCHPDVGNSDTLPTYYENRISGYSKQTMKMWQCERCHAEVGTSNACYVCHK
- a CDS encoding molybdopterin oxidoreductase is translated as MGIDRRTFIQLVTGGVVGSLFTPVIWKSLDDAAIWSQNWSWIPRLKYGAITEQASVAKFGAAPCAEIVKSVGGSPYLTRGNAENEMSKGGVDPVSASGPQLMYSPSRVNGPMKKTAEGKYESISWEDAEKLLSEKLAAVKGQKGKLAVVSGDSTGTATEVLSGFAAGMGAECYLMPSDEQGAAAALASMGGKGQIGYDLENSDFVLFVGADAMDSWGPVVRNQCVYSASRPTGEEIKTTYVYAGPFLNCTAAAADKWVPVAPGTGAIFCLGLAYHMLKAGASASASDFADFKTLVMSRFSPDKVEKATGVAGAEMAAIAKRIMKSSAPVVVAGSEFAQGAGAADVIAAAAVNMLLGRVNKDGGMKILPELPKAVDAAEGHSELVAKDFVGYLAGIAAGKVAAPEVMMAYEANPVYALPQNTALAQAVEKSGFLVSFSTFMDETASKADLIMPNPTCYERFEDAQTPYGVGAAMLAASAPVAEPLYNSKPTVDVVLGVASGLGIDLGYESADAVYQAKAEKAGADWDSLVEGAAYVSDSTESGSIKFAASVLSKAVAMPKGGEIALAPYSKLIFGTPTVAIPPMNVVVISKYELLGKDLMVQVNSKTAKKLGVSEGSKVKLAGAGGECAVRIHINEGVMNDVIAAPLGFGHTAWDAYSSGKGENISKLLTVGTESGTGLSVWTSSFVSIA